The nucleotide sequence CCACGAACGGCAAGGCGCATCTCGGCGACGCGCGGGAAGCGGTACGTGCATAACTTACCCGGTTGATAGAACGAGTTTCGTCATGTTTCGGGAGAAGAGGTTGCCTTTGCTATTCTGCCCAACGAGGGGTTTGTTCCTGCTCGGTAGGTCTTGTAGGTAGGTTATTAGGTGATGGAAGCTCTTTGCGAAAAGTCGGGGCGCGGAATTTTCATGGATACATAAGTATCAAGTTAAAGATCAACTCGCAAAGTTTATTCACATGGGATACATGTGGTTCGAGACGTGGCGGCGGGGTTCCGTTTTTAATTACTGATAATTCCAACGACGGCTGCAAAGGTAGACTTTTcgaattggcgacggcacGACTTTGAAATCCCGGATTCTGCAACATTTACTACGCTAGCAAGGACAGACCTGTTGGTATTTCCAGACCCTTCAAATATAATTCGCCTGGACCAGAGCTTGCTCAATTGCACCAAGTCGAGCCGAAATTTTGGCGCTTACTGAGTGTCTATGCTGACAAATTTACGTGGAAAGCCCCGATGCTTTGTGATGCGCGCCGTGTACGGAGTACCTTGCCGAGGAACCACCTCATACAAAGGTTCTGCCGTCTTCCTTTCCTGTGTTGGACTTGAAGCAGACTTCTAAGTTAGCCTTGAGACGCTTGTAATAAATTGCAAGATAGAATGCGCAAAAGCCCATCCATTCGTATGTACCTTAGGTAAATTAGTTATAGTTAAAGAAGATGAGTTACTGTCAGTGTGAAGCTGCAGCTTTCTAAGCTACACTGGACCCCTAATTCTCTCCAGTTGAAAAGTTCATGGCCATGAATGCTACCTACGTTATGGGCTCATGTCTCCTACTGCCACGGCGGGGTAGTGTACTGGCTAACACTGTGTTGTACACTGTTTTGACCAAAGTAGGTGTCCACTCCACATCCCCGCGGGCGTTTGGCCAGCCATCCAGATTGGTCACCACCGCCAAATCCGCTGCTTGTGGTGCCCGACCGAATTGAGTGGTCGCCTGCAAAACTTCTGACACGCAGCAATTTTCACATCAGACGCAGGCGTTGAAGGTAATGTAAGGTCGCATCATGGCCATTCAGTAAGTACGGCATCGCACCTTTTGAATATTCAGCATTCATGTAGCTAATTGTGGCCTCTCTTTCTCGACAGATACCTGATCCTGCTCTCAAGGCAGGGCAAGGTCGTAAGTCTTCACAATGCTCTGCGGCACCGAGTACCTGCAGGCCCGATGATGCCATCAGGACGGCACTAACAATACTTGCTCAGCGCCTTGCAAAATGGTTCACTACCCTCATTCCCAAAGATAAGGCCAAGATCGTCAAGGATGTCACTCAGGCTGTCCTGGCCAGGCGCACACGCATGTGCAACTTCTTGGAATACAAGGGTAAGCAGAGGCGGACACGCAGATATCGCGCAAAGAACACGATGGCTGCTATGCTCAGGCATCAGTCATTGTACAACAGTTGGTATTATTTAGTAGACTGACAACATTACTCACTGGTTTCATGCAGATACGAAAATCGTCTACCGTCGCTATGCTTCGCTATTCTTCATTGCAGGCTGTTCCTCCGATGACAACGAGCTCATAACGCTAGAGATCATCCACCGCTACGTCGAGCAGATGGACAAGTATTACGGAAACGTTTGCGAACTGGATATTATCTTCTCCTTCACCAAGGCCTACTACATTCTGGACGAGATCCTACTCGCCGGCGAGATGCAGGAGAGcagtaaaaaaaacatattGAGGTGTATATCCCAGCAGGACTCGCTGGAAGACATGGAGGTCAGTTGAACCGTCTACCTTTCCTTCGGCTTGAGCTCGCCAAAGCCCCATCCACACCCCTTATTGCACAAGTGCCGGATGAGCAGTTACGATGTGATGTTCTAGGCACTGACACCTGCCTCAAATTTCCAGGTCGAGGATGAAGTGACGAGGATCATGTAGTCAAGCCACCGAACACGATAATTTCTCCTCCTTTCCCTTCCACTCGAATGGCCCCTGAAGCGATGCAACACCTCACACAATAACCTGCCAAATCTCGAGGAATCCGAACGAGTATTTACTTGATATGCTATCTGGACAACTAATGCGGACAATTACGGGCTCGGCAAATAGGACGACGACCAGAGGATTGTCTCAAGGCTCAAGGAGAACGGATACATTTGAGTGCAGGCCCCGAACACGGTCAGGACGGCGACCACGAATCGATGAAGATGTACGACAATAGACGATGGGCGACGGATGTTGAAGAAAGGACAGATTGGTCTTCTTGAGGCCCTTTTCTGGATCTTGATTGCCTAGACCATTACGGAGGATGCCAAACACCCTCTTCATGTGTATGCAATGGACTAGATAGACCTATGGGGAATCATCCCCCCAGACATGTACTTTTGCCGTTCCCACGCGGCGCGCCGTTATGCGGCTCATGCACCCGCGAATCATCACAATTACGACCAAACAACTTTGCGGTTCATCGACAAGATACCTCGTGCAGCAGGTTGTTCTATTGGTGTCCCGTTGGATGCGATCACATTGTCCATGGATTGCAGTCGCATCATCCATTTGCGCAAATGGATAGAAATCATGGCGCAAGTGGAAGTTCTCGCGCGGACTCGAGAGTATCCTGTCAAGCACGTCTTGGTGAAACAAGCGGTGGCCTGGATCCCCTAGGTTTCTCCGTGAGCTGGGTCGAACACTCAGTGCGACTCATGTCGCCCATCCGCCATACAACGTTATCTACAGTTTCCATTAAGTGGAGATTTCATAATCTAACAGCAGTGCTAATGTAGGAATACGCTGACCAGTCGGCGAGCAACGTGGTGCACTTGGGGAATCTGCCGATGTTCCCCGCGAGCCAACCCGTCAACCCCGTGCCTTGGCTACAATCGGACAGCTGCCGCCCCGTCAGCGCCAAGTCGCAGCCAGGTGGGCGCACCCCGACAGACATGGTGTTATCCAAGACCATGGATGTTGGCACCTGGTACTACCCCGAACGGCCGTCGGAGCTGATGCCCCAAGCTCCTAAACCATCTAATTCCCCCTGGATCTGCCACCAGGTCATTCAACCTATCTTAAGCTAACCGGGAACAAAGCGTCCCCATCGAATCCGCCGTTCCCGGCACTATTGCCTTACAACTCGAGAACAGATGTCCATGCATATTATTCCCCGCAGTCCTTCAGTCTCCAAAACACTATCATACCGCTGTCAACTGTCTAAACAACTTGGCGATTCTTATCGCGAAAAGATCTCGAGTGGTAAGGAGCGTTTTCTACACCGCCGTTGGCGTCCATCTCTCAAACAAATCTGTCCACGAATTCTTGGACAGGGGGGCCTGCCTGCTTGTGCATTGCTTCCCGAATCAGCAGATCAGTTTGGCAAACCTACAATACAACACAGCCACAGACGACAATCGACCCAACCACTTTGTCCGTTTGAAACTCGACTTCTGTTAGTTGCAGGTCAACCGTCCATGATTTGAAACGACGCTTTAAACATTTGCACGCAACAGACCGCGCCTGTATAGTCAACATTCAAGCGCAAGCGCGGCACGCCGATTCCGCTGACATCATTCATAACACCACCACATCTTGCGACACTCCCTGTCACAAGTTCAACTGCTGGACTGTCCTCATTCATCACATCACATTTAAATTCCATCTATCGACAGGCTCGCCTGCAGTGCAGATATAATGAAGGTGCGCATACTTTCCCCAGTTTTCTCTCCCCGGTGGCAGGCAGACCTGTGGTTTGCGCCTCACGACATCGCTTGGTCAATGCGACCGTCCTGTCCCAGACCACAGGACTGGACCTGAGCACCGCTGCGACAGATGCACTGGGTTCTTCCATTTTGTCGCTCACCCAAGACTCAACACCTTGCTGCTCGTAGTTCATACCGGTTCCCGACTTTGTGACTGTAACGAGCGCGCTCAATTTCGATACGCCCGATTGTCATGTCTCCGGCGGCTGCGACCTGTACACCACGAAGCCCACAGGGCAGGACAAGAAGTTGTACAAACGCATCGACGGCTCTCTGGAGAGCCAACACGAGTCGCTATTAAAGTTCGGCGCCAGTCTCAGCCCACCACAGCGAGCGGAGATGGCCTCGACACTAAACTTGTCAAGATCGAGTCCCTTCGGCTCGCTGGCAGACATCTCAAGCCGTCGCACATTTGCATACATAATCGCAACACTCAACGCGTCGCACCCAGACTATGACTTTTCGCATGTTCTGAGGCCGAGTGATTTCAAGAGGGAGAAGAACTTGAGAAGGGTTATGAACAACCTTGACAGCACTTTGGGCAACGTCCGACCGGCCAACCCAGGTATGGATTATTTGTTGTCTAGGAGTCTGAGCTGCGGATCCGACAGCACCAACACCGACCCTGTATGGGGACCACAGATGTGGGCCACCATCGACAAGGAGATGGCGCTTGACGACTGCAACGTATTCAGCTACCAGCCGGCTGAGAACCCGTTTGACGAAGAGGAGGGCGCTATCTGGGCGCTGCACTACTTCTTCTTCAACAAGCAACTCAAGCGTGTGGCGTATCTTCATGTGAGGGGAGTCCCTGTAACTAGCAGCCACAGCGAGCCCCCGTACCGCCCGCCTCATCGTAGTCATGCAGGTGCTGTCGGAAACCTGGCGGCCGGTCATGATGAAGACGACTGGGAAAATGGTGGTCTGTCATCGTCTCTCAAAGGCGCAAACAAGCGCGCAAGATTTTGGTTTGGTGACAGCATTGCCGAACGGATAAGATCCGAGTCTGATGACGACATGGATGATGGCATGGTTTGGAACCGCACAGCAGATGGGGAGTTTGACGAATATCGTGGAGACTTTGATGACAACGAGAGCATGGGCGACGACTATTCAGAAGCAGACGAGATGGACACCGAtttcgacgacgacgagtctGAGCGCGGCCGGAGGATGTCGACTTCTGAAGTCAATGGCATCAAGAAGGGCACTGTTCGGGCTGTGAGTGAAGATGTCGCGGCGCAGATGGAGATTGAGTGAAAAACATCCTTAGTGTCGCTTTCTGCACAACTACGGCCACCTTCTCGTCTCTTATTTCCATTTTTGTTCAACAACTTCAGGTCCAGGTGTGGCACGCCTGGCTTATGCGACTCCGAACATTGAACGTGGCACTGCTATCGTCTCCCGATTCAACACTCGATATCTGGCCCTATCGTCTACTGGACTTCGTTCACTTTGTTTTCTTATCAGTTGTTTGATACCTCTTGCTCGTGTTTAGCAAGAATGTTTCCTATGTCTTCGACTTGTATATGGGTTTTGTCGGTTTCTGCTTCTCTCTTCCGTGTAGAGCCTGCACTTCGTACTCGCGACTAGGTCGAGCTGGGTTTACGAATTCTCCTTTTGTTTGCATTATTATGTTTTGCTTATCTACCCACAGGATTTGTCAGTTGTCACTGTCATCACCGTTGATGGCAGCTGAGGAGCAGGCTCTGGGTAATATGTTTTCACGACTTTGACATGTACTGAAACGATTCGACTATTTGTTTATAGCTAGGCGAAGTAACACGCCGAAAATTACATCATGGCGTCGATTTGGCCGTCACTAGCTGGCATGTCACACATTATGGCTTTGTACAATGCCGCGTGCTGCATGTAACTACAGGTACCGTCTAATCGCCACAGGAGCAAGACATGCGAATGACTGGACTGGTTCACTTAGTGTGCGCTGTCATCGGGCCCTACGCCATTCTTCTCCCCGACTAAATAGGTGAAGATTGGTCAGCCACAGGAAGCAAACCTGATGTCAAAGCTTGCTAGATGTGTTACTCACCGTCCAGCGCAACCAGGAACCTGCTTACGCAGTTATAACACGCAACGGTAGCCGTGATCTCGACAACCTCACGCTCCGAAAAGAGGCTCTTGAGCAGGTCAAACGTCTCGTCGGCGACCCGCACGTTGCGCGTCATCTCGTCCGTGTACCTCAGCACCGCCCACTGCTTATCCGAGAGCAGGCCGTCCTGCGATGGGTTCGAGCCGACGAGCGGCTCGGTGCGCTTCACAAAGTTCTCCATGGCGCTCTCGGCAACGCCGGCCTCGCGGGCCAGTGGGGCGTGATGCATCCACTCGTACCAGGCGGTGTTAACTACGGCGACGCGGCAGATGGCCAGCTCGCGCAGGTCGGCGGGCAGGGAAGAGCGCGTCCGCACCGCGCCCAGGAACGAGTTCCAACCGTCGGCCACGGGCGGGCTGTGCAGCAGCGCCAGGTCCAGGGGCTGCAGCGGGCGCGGGGCGCGGCGGGccgccacgcgctcgtacacAGCCTTGTCGGCCTCGGGGGTCGACGCCGGTGGAGGGTTCGGGACGTATGGGATGCGCATGTTTGCGGGCGGAGATTGGTGGAAGCTCCGGatgggggaggaggtggtggtgttgcTGTGGTTGTGGTTGAGACTTGGAGGGGGGTTGTAAGTGAGTCTAATAGGGATCGCAGTCTGGAATCGGACGAATCTTGGAGGCATTTGAGGTAGCTAGAGTCATTGAGCAAGTCCCGCTTATCTACCTAGTTGATTACCTACGCAGGCATAGCTACCTGTGTTAGCTAACGAAAGAATCCGGAACCTGCGAGTCTTGTCGGTACCGTGATCGGAGGTTCCGCGCTACGCCCGCTACAAATCACCCGCATGGTCCGGTAGTCGGCAGCTATTGAGTTGCGTTGCCCCTCTCTGGATATCGGCAAACATGACCCTAGGAAGCCCCGCTCTGTTACCGTCCCGCCACCTGAACGAGGCCTGGGGTGACGGGTCAAGTATCAGTTGTAAACAAGCAAACCCGATCGACAATCACTGGGAGACGCCGGCGGCGCAGGACCATGCGTTCGGGCGTCAAATGAAAGACAGATTCATATACACAATATTACAATAAATATTACACCAATTGGACATTTAAACAACATGTTGCAAATGTAGCTCGTCTTGGCGAACAACAGTAGCCGCTTTAAATGACGTCAAAGATTCAGACGTTTTGCAAATCGTAGGGCCTGGTCAATCAGATCACCCGAACAAACCTCGAGCGAGGCTTTGAAACCGTCTATTGTGGGCACTTCTTTCCACCTGGGCGGGCACATTACACCA is from Pyricularia oryzae 70-15 chromosome 2, whole genome shotgun sequence and encodes:
- a CDS encoding AP-1 complex subunit sigma-1 codes for the protein MAIQYLILLSRQGKVRLAKWFTTLIPKDKAKIVKDVTQAVLARRTRMCNFLEYKDTKIVYRRYASLFFIAGCSSDDNELITLEIIHRYVEQMDKYYGNVCELDIIFSFTKAYYILDEILLAGEMQESSKKNILRCISQQDSLEDMEVEDEVTRIM
- a CDS encoding mitogen-activated protein kinase MAF1, which produces MKFIPVPDFVTVTSALNFDTPDCHVSGGCDLYTTKPTGQDKKLYKRIDGSLESQHESLLKFGASLSPPQRAEMASTLNLSRSSPFGSLADISSRRTFAYIIATLNASHPDYDFSHVLRPSDFKREKNLRRVMNNLDSTLGNVRPANPGMDYLLSRSLSCGSDSTNTDPVWGPQMWATIDKEMALDDCNVFSYQPAENPFDEEEGAIWALHYFFFNKQLKRVAYLHVRGVPVTSSHSEPPYRPPHRSHAGAVGNLAAGHDEDDWENGGLSSSLKGANKRARFWFGDSIAERIRSESDDDMDDGMVWNRTADGEFDEYRGDFDDNESMGDDYSEADEMDTDFDDDESERGRRMSTSEVNGIKKGTVRAVSEDVAAQMEIE
- a CDS encoding 4-carboxymuconolactone decarboxylase, with translation MPPRFVRFQTAIPIRLTYNPPPSLNHNHSNTTTSSPIRSFHQSPPANMRIPYVPNPPPASTPEADKAVYERVAARRAPRPLQPLDLALLHSPPVADGWNSFLGAVRTRSSLPADLRELAICRVAVVNTAWYEWMHHAPLAREAGVAESAMENFVKRTEPLVGSNPSQDGLLSDKQWAVLRYTDEMTRNVRVADETFDLLKSLFSEREVVEITATVACYNCVSRFLVALDVGEKNGVGPDDSAH